Proteins encoded together in one Rossellomorea sp. y25 window:
- a CDS encoding citrate synthase/methylcitrate synthase yields MFTEGLKGIVAAQTTISHIDGRMGLLIYRGYDISDLTNLSFEQVAFLLWYGHLPTKEEKNDIKRKLVINRSLSRTMKEVIKTLPKDMDMMSVLRTAISSEGVPAYKWTPTIDQAIRLTAVIPTIIAYRQSLVEDKPFTEPNDNINHVENYLSMLTGSKPSKAVIDALETYMILTLEHGMNASAFSARVTSSTESDMVSAITAAIGTMKGPLHGGAPSGVIDLLNEIGTAENAEKVIRKKVLNGEKLMGFGHRVYKTHDPRAAALRKKLVESKGEDGSLDLALHVEHTAIDVLNELKPGRALYTNVEFYAAAIMKSIALKPELFTPTFTASRIVGWTAHVLEQAENNTIYRPQSEYIGRLKI; encoded by the coding sequence ATGTTTACTGAAGGGTTAAAGGGAATCGTGGCAGCACAAACGACAATCAGTCATATTGACGGCAGAATGGGGTTGCTTATCTACAGGGGATATGACATTAGTGATCTAACCAACTTGTCATTTGAACAGGTCGCATTCTTATTATGGTATGGTCACTTACCAACAAAGGAGGAAAAGAATGATATAAAAAGGAAATTGGTGATTAATAGATCCTTATCACGAACCATGAAAGAGGTTATTAAGACGCTTCCCAAGGATATGGATATGATGAGTGTATTAAGAACGGCTATTTCTTCTGAAGGAGTACCTGCTTACAAATGGACACCAACCATTGATCAAGCTATAAGATTAACAGCAGTTATTCCAACCATCATTGCTTATCGACAATCTTTAGTAGAAGACAAACCATTTACTGAACCGAATGATAATATTAACCACGTAGAAAATTATTTATCCATGTTAACTGGCAGCAAGCCCTCTAAAGCAGTCATTGATGCACTGGAGACATACATGATCCTTACACTTGAACATGGTATGAATGCTTCTGCCTTCTCAGCAAGAGTCACATCTTCAACTGAATCTGACATGGTATCTGCCATTACTGCGGCGATCGGGACAATGAAAGGACCCCTTCACGGAGGGGCACCATCCGGCGTTATCGACTTACTTAATGAGATAGGTACGGCAGAAAATGCGGAAAAAGTCATCAGAAAGAAAGTACTCAATGGAGAGAAACTGATGGGGTTCGGTCATCGTGTGTATAAAACACATGATCCAAGAGCAGCTGCTTTGAGAAAGAAATTAGTCGAATCTAAGGGGGAAGATGGCTCACTGGACCTTGCATTACATGTGGAACATACGGCTATTGATGTGTTAAATGAATTGAAACCAGGGAGAGCCCTCTACACGAATGTAGAGTTCTATGCAGCAGCCATTATGAAATCAATCGCACTTAAACCTGAACTTTTCACACCAACCTTTACGGCCAGTCGTATCGTAGGGTGGACGGCTCATGTTCTAGAACAAGCTGAAAACAATACAATATACCGGCCTCAATCTGAATATATTGGTAGACTGAAAATATAA
- the rfbA gene encoding glucose-1-phosphate thymidylyltransferase RfbA: MKGIIMAGGRGTRLSPLTKSISKALLPIYDKPMIYYPLSTLMLAGVREILVITTSQDQDRFMKMLGDGSHLGLHIQYKVEKEPKGIANAFLIGEEFIGNDHVMLILGDNIFYGEHLPERLQNALHSKIGATLFCFQVDEPQRYGIVELDQNNRAITIEEKPAVPKSNYALTGLYVYDQRAVEVAKKIQPSVRGELEITDINNVYLDMGEVSVEILGESFAWFDAGTHPSILEAAQFIETIERYLGGKIGCIEEIAFREGFISKDQFTKLANENGKSDYGRYLKNLVSRL; the protein is encoded by the coding sequence ATGAAGGGAATTATTATGGCTGGTGGAAGAGGTACGAGGTTGAGCCCGTTGACGAAGTCTATTTCAAAAGCGTTACTCCCCATATACGATAAACCGATGATTTACTATCCCCTTTCCACGCTGATGCTTGCTGGTGTGAGGGAGATTTTGGTCATTACGACCTCTCAAGATCAGGACAGGTTTATGAAAATGCTTGGAGATGGATCCCACTTAGGACTACACATTCAGTACAAAGTCGAAAAGGAGCCAAAGGGAATTGCCAATGCTTTTCTTATCGGGGAAGAGTTCATCGGAAACGACCATGTCATGTTAATCCTTGGGGATAATATTTTCTATGGGGAGCACCTTCCCGAACGATTACAAAATGCCCTTCATTCTAAAATCGGTGCAACGTTGTTTTGCTTTCAAGTAGACGAGCCTCAAAGATACGGTATCGTAGAACTTGATCAGAATAATAGAGCTATAACCATCGAAGAAAAGCCCGCTGTCCCTAAATCGAACTATGCACTCACAGGGTTATATGTCTATGATCAGAGAGCCGTAGAAGTCGCCAAAAAAATACAGCCTTCGGTCAGAGGTGAACTGGAAATCACGGATATCAATAACGTGTATTTGGATATGGGGGAGGTCAGCGTGGAAATTCTGGGGGAGAGCTTCGCCTGGTTTGACGCCGGGACCCATCCGTCTATATTGGAAGCAGCCCAATTCATCGAGACCATCGAAAGGTATCTTGGAGGGAAAATAGGCTGTATTGAAGAAATCGCTTTTCGAGAGGGATTTATCTCCAAGGATCAGTTCACCAAGCTGGCAAATGAAAACGGGAAGAGTGATTATGGCAGATACCTCAAAAATCTAGTCAGCAGGTTATAA
- a CDS encoding LysR family transcriptional regulator produces MELNLLKTFITAAECNNFRKTAERLYISQPSVTVHIKQLEKELGVLLFERDGRKIKLTEAGRYYLKHARRIISVYEEGITELQTFNQGYTTKLRIAISPLIADNVLPFVLKQYIESHPQVEISVEIIESVDIEKAVLAEKVDIGLSCLPCFSPELDHTLLFTDKVILVAPHDGRDFESAFPLDEEELLASNYLLTHNHPAYWDELCNTIKLFYPKTRMMKVSQTHITKRFIAEGLGVSYLPSSTVRRELLEGWLLEVETNAFPLPEAKTFAITKYAHKKQKEFLSFLSRFRV; encoded by the coding sequence ATGGAACTAAATTTGTTAAAGACATTTATTACGGCAGCTGAATGCAATAATTTCAGGAAGACCGCTGAAAGATTATACATATCGCAGCCATCCGTTACTGTACATATTAAACAATTAGAAAAGGAACTCGGAGTTTTATTGTTTGAAAGAGACGGAAGGAAAATAAAGCTAACAGAAGCAGGAAGGTACTATTTAAAGCATGCCCGTAGAATCATTTCCGTTTATGAAGAAGGTATCACTGAGCTTCAGACTTTTAATCAGGGGTATACAACAAAACTAAGGATCGCTATATCTCCATTGATTGCTGACAACGTATTACCTTTTGTTTTAAAACAGTATATAGAAAGCCATCCTCAAGTCGAGATTTCTGTTGAAATTATTGAATCGGTAGATATTGAGAAAGCTGTTCTTGCTGAAAAAGTTGATATTGGTCTCTCATGTCTTCCTTGTTTTAGTCCTGAGCTTGATCATACATTACTATTTACTGACAAAGTTATTCTGGTAGCCCCCCATGACGGAAGAGATTTTGAGTCGGCTTTCCCTTTAGACGAAGAGGAGTTATTAGCCTCCAATTACTTATTAACACATAATCACCCTGCATACTGGGATGAACTATGCAACACGATTAAATTGTTCTATCCGAAAACCAGGATGATGAAAGTTTCTCAAACTCATATTACCAAACGATTTATTGCGGAGGGCCTTGGCGTATCGTACCTCCCTTCTTCAACCGTGAGAAGGGAGCTGCTTGAAGGATGGCTATTGGAAGTTGAAACGAATGCTTTTCCATTGCCCGAAGCTAAAACATTCGCCATTACAAAATATGCTCATAAAAAACAGAAGGAATTTTTGAGTTTTTTATCACGTTTCAGGGTATAA
- a CDS encoding MEDS domain-containing protein has translation MEALNDVKLVTLEKGHVFYQFQAEEAYLNNLMLFIRSGLEKNQHMLIIESMRNINKVRNRINRIFSKEQQSSIYLVDNFDYYFLNGDFNTQNILNHFKKDIAAIKNLNTSIRTWAHVEWTSAEPDAAVLKKFESIADDYVLQEGLLSVCAYSKNVLSGSLINTLEQVHMYVMTDDSLELSMVYGK, from the coding sequence ATGGAAGCGTTAAATGATGTTAAATTAGTAACGTTAGAAAAAGGCCATGTCTTTTATCAGTTTCAGGCAGAAGAAGCCTATTTAAACAACCTGATGTTATTTATTCGCTCTGGATTGGAGAAAAATCAACATATGCTGATCATCGAAAGCATGAGAAATATCAACAAGGTCAGAAATAGAATAAACAGGATATTTAGTAAGGAACAGCAATCCTCCATCTATTTAGTTGATAACTTTGACTACTACTTTTTAAATGGTGACTTTAATACCCAAAATATTCTTAATCATTTCAAAAAAGATATTGCCGCTATCAAAAACCTCAATACTTCCATCAGAACCTGGGCTCACGTCGAGTGGACCTCTGCTGAACCAGATGCTGCAGTACTCAAAAAGTTTGAATCCATCGCAGATGATTACGTCTTACAAGAAGGTTTACTTTCCGTCTGTGCCTATTCTAAAAACGTTTTATCAGGATCTTTGATAAACACTCTCGAACAGGTACATATGTATGTGATGACTGATGATTCCCTTGAGTTGTCCATGGTTTATGGAAAATAA
- a CDS encoding YheC/YheD family protein, whose product MALVGMLHYRKRPHDVKKAYAFAAVAKMEGISFFYFSYQQVDFQEKVIHGWIYEDGQWIQKEMGFPDVVINSSSPKTKRQSSILKCLKNMTILTSHSVGNKMTVYQKVMKGGKFKSHLIPSIKLTGLKEVHHLFRDHSKLVIKPFSGNHGKDVFFIEKDADHFLLMEGIHSQRYQSDEFISWIHELIKDRNYLIQPFVSCQTQSGLTYDFRIHVQKNGQGQWEINLIYPRISGNGKKISNISSGGYRGEWIPFLKEEFGDDDEKLKRKLETFAVAFPAHFESLYPYSFDELGIDVGIDQNLGLWIFEVNWRPGSRHREFEVAKRMLPYCLYLKIGSGK is encoded by the coding sequence ATGGCACTCGTCGGAATGCTTCATTATCGCAAGCGTCCACATGATGTAAAAAAAGCCTATGCATTTGCAGCAGTCGCAAAGATGGAAGGGATTTCGTTTTTTTATTTTTCTTATCAACAAGTGGATTTTCAAGAGAAAGTGATACATGGTTGGATATACGAAGATGGGCAATGGATCCAAAAGGAAATGGGATTCCCTGATGTCGTTATTAATAGCAGCAGTCCGAAAACAAAAAGACAATCGTCAATCCTTAAATGTCTCAAAAATATGACCATCCTGACCAGTCATTCTGTAGGGAATAAAATGACAGTATATCAAAAGGTGATGAAGGGAGGAAAGTTCAAGTCTCATCTGATACCTTCCATAAAGCTGACAGGTTTAAAGGAAGTCCATCACTTATTTCGTGATCATTCAAAACTTGTCATCAAGCCTTTTTCAGGCAATCATGGGAAAGACGTCTTTTTTATAGAAAAGGATGCAGATCATTTTCTGTTGATGGAAGGTATTCATTCTCAAAGATATCAAAGTGATGAATTTATAAGCTGGATTCATGAGTTAATTAAAGACAGGAACTATTTAATTCAGCCCTTTGTATCATGTCAAACACAATCCGGATTAACGTACGACTTCAGAATCCATGTGCAGAAGAATGGGCAAGGTCAGTGGGAGATTAACCTGATTTATCCTAGAATAAGTGGAAATGGAAAAAAAATCAGCAATATCAGCAGTGGGGGATATCGAGGTGAATGGATTCCTTTTTTGAAGGAAGAGTTTGGAGATGATGATGAAAAGTTGAAAAGAAAACTTGAAACCTTTGCGGTGGCATTTCCTGCTCACTTCGAATCTCTTTATCCCTATTCATTCGATGAATTGGGGATTGACGTGGGAATTGATCAGAATTTAGGGCTATGGATTTTTGAAGTGAATTGGAGACCAGGATCCAGGCATCGTGAGTTTGAAGTGGCCAAAAGGATGCTGCCATATTGTCTGTACCTGAAAATTGGGTCCGGTAAGTAG
- a CDS encoding glycosyltransferase family A protein encodes MDKKMEMNENHGISIVACTNKQWFMDNIFTNYERQLLQEKELIIILNSDSLKLEEWKERASHYENVQVYQLPEKTSLGSCLNYGTHKARYNYVAKWDDDDHYGSHFLAEALKAFEKTNADIVGKWSGYIFFSNTRELRLRYFGFEYKWVKKVLGGTIVAKKSVIHHVPFQNRSLGEDTSFLKSARAKGYRIHSTSRNNYCYIRRDSGKHTWQPRIRYLFRTSKRICFTQNYREIVDIERRYKHLPDKKGEG; translated from the coding sequence GTGGATAAAAAGATGGAGATGAATGAAAACCATGGTATTTCCATTGTTGCTTGTACGAATAAACAGTGGTTTATGGATAATATCTTTACAAATTATGAGCGCCAGTTATTACAGGAAAAAGAACTCATCATCATACTAAACAGTGATTCATTGAAATTAGAAGAGTGGAAAGAAAGAGCATCCCATTATGAAAACGTTCAAGTGTATCAGCTTCCGGAAAAGACCTCATTGGGGAGCTGTCTGAACTATGGTACCCATAAGGCAAGATATAATTATGTCGCAAAATGGGACGATGATGATCATTATGGTAGTCATTTTTTAGCAGAAGCATTAAAAGCCTTCGAGAAAACAAATGCTGATATTGTTGGAAAGTGGTCAGGATATATATTCTTTTCCAACACAAGGGAATTAAGACTCCGATACTTTGGCTTCGAATATAAATGGGTGAAAAAAGTATTGGGCGGAACTATAGTCGCAAAGAAGTCAGTTATTCACCATGTGCCTTTTCAAAATCGTTCATTGGGCGAGGACACGTCATTTCTAAAAAGTGCCAGGGCGAAAGGTTATCGGATCCACTCTACCAGTAGAAATAACTATTGCTATATCAGAAGAGATTCGGGCAAGCATACATGGCAGCCAAGAATCAGGTATTTATTCAGGACTTCTAAAAGGATCTGCTTCACACAAAACTATAGAGAGATAGTGGATATCGAGAGGAGATACAAGCATTTACCGGACAAGAAAGGAGAGGGGTAG
- a CDS encoding ATP-grasp domain-containing protein: MKTIVFIGSHKSGTSREALKVSKEMGYVTVLITDRSSLISQKEEFPEVDEMLYMENLLEKDELLNTLHSLQQLGHHLSACLSLIDPFVSYASRISTDLGLFPASVEALSIMENKANVREHLHHLSSSPYYSTLDMNESVADLNKGQDDVWPLIIKPSVSNGSKHIMLAKTPSEFSEGINLIRRKHPDMNLLIEEFVEGPQYLIEVLVYKQEVNIIAVVEQELGSNFIITGYAFPAKLDAHELLSLHDRIIEIVECVGLENGSCHLEMRNANGEWKLIEINPRMSGGAMNRLIEEGTGINLIREIIRMNLGQFPELSAVFKKPVYAKYVTVNAPGRLLKVTGRKRASAHEGVKYVYVKPRKGSVLVPPKSMGNRYACIIATADTVKAAKEIAIKAAKELRFFLEPL; the protein is encoded by the coding sequence ATGAAAACAATCGTTTTTATAGGCAGTCATAAGTCAGGGACCAGCAGAGAAGCTTTAAAAGTATCAAAAGAGATGGGATATGTAACGGTTTTAATAACGGACCGATCTAGCCTGATAAGCCAAAAAGAAGAGTTCCCTGAGGTGGATGAGATGTTATACATGGAAAATCTCTTGGAAAAGGACGAACTTTTAAACACCTTACATTCGTTACAACAACTTGGCCATCACCTCTCTGCATGCTTAAGCTTGATTGATCCCTTTGTTTCATACGCAAGCAGGATTTCCACTGATTTAGGGTTATTTCCAGCGTCTGTAGAAGCCCTATCCATTATGGAAAACAAAGCAAATGTCCGTGAACACCTTCACCATCTCTCCAGCTCTCCGTATTATTCTACGTTGGACATGAACGAATCAGTAGCTGATTTGAATAAAGGTCAGGATGATGTATGGCCTCTCATAATAAAACCTTCTGTATCAAATGGATCGAAGCATATCATGCTGGCAAAGACGCCGAGTGAATTTTCGGAGGGGATCAACCTCATAAGAAGGAAACACCCCGATATGAATTTACTGATAGAAGAGTTTGTAGAGGGTCCTCAATACTTGATTGAAGTGCTTGTTTACAAACAGGAAGTAAATATAATTGCAGTTGTGGAACAAGAGCTCGGCTCAAATTTCATTATCACAGGATATGCCTTTCCGGCTAAACTAGATGCTCATGAGTTACTATCCCTTCATGATCGCATCATTGAAATTGTAGAGTGTGTAGGGCTCGAAAATGGATCTTGTCACCTGGAAATGAGAAATGCAAATGGGGAATGGAAGCTCATTGAAATCAACCCCCGAATGTCAGGAGGTGCGATGAATCGGCTGATTGAGGAAGGGACGGGGATCAATCTGATCAGGGAAATCATCAGGATGAACCTTGGGCAGTTTCCTGAACTCTCAGCTGTATTCAAAAAACCCGTCTATGCGAAGTATGTAACGGTGAACGCCCCGGGGAGACTTTTGAAGGTGACAGGAAGGAAACGTGCATCGGCGCATGAAGGTGTGAAATACGTATATGTGAAACCGAGAAAAGGGAGCGTATTGGTTCCCCCAAAATCAATGGGAAATCGGTATGCCTGTATTATAGCCACTGCTGATACCGTAAAAGCTGCAAAGGAAATCGCCATAAAGGCAGCCAAAGAATTGAGGTTTTTTTTAGAGCCATTATAG
- a CDS encoding polysaccharide pyruvyl transferase family protein, whose translation MAKILYLGWLGHQNIGDELMFDIFREKFREKADTTKYKLIPSTRKVLRRLKRKKPYLHYFDSIVLGGGSLFVPDLVNILFRAVKWHKNIRIFIWGSGIDWLEKRELIRLGLQTEDEINWKNEFKIFKDPFFKKKLQAIFQHAQFIGIRGHYTYQFFQSKGYNLEGVKVTGDPGLLVHMLQEPPENKDSKKVVINWGTAHQRLYGRNEAKLEQEMVDVIKELVAKGYDVYIYPIWVSDLAPCKSLYNKIEDKQHVHLITHLLDQYGILNLIKDAKFTINFKLHANVLSASAGIPFVALGYRFKTFDFAHSIGLDHLVVSTDETHFSKQILSKISDIENHGSLLLQNLPAYQLQVEKDLEKVFDFFK comes from the coding sequence ATGGCAAAAATTTTATATTTAGGCTGGCTTGGCCACCAAAATATCGGAGACGAATTAATGTTTGATATATTCAGAGAAAAGTTCAGGGAAAAAGCAGACACCACAAAATACAAATTAATCCCCTCCACAAGGAAGGTACTCAGACGACTTAAACGGAAAAAACCCTATCTCCATTACTTTGACAGTATCGTTTTAGGTGGTGGATCCCTATTTGTACCAGACCTGGTCAATATTCTATTCAGAGCCGTAAAATGGCATAAGAATATTCGGATATTCATTTGGGGCAGTGGAATCGATTGGCTTGAAAAAAGGGAACTCATCCGACTTGGATTACAGACTGAAGATGAAATAAATTGGAAAAATGAATTCAAGATCTTTAAAGACCCTTTCTTCAAGAAAAAGCTTCAAGCCATCTTTCAACATGCTCAATTCATTGGGATCCGGGGGCATTATACGTATCAATTCTTTCAGTCAAAGGGGTACAATCTGGAAGGAGTTAAAGTGACAGGCGACCCGGGATTACTGGTTCATATGCTTCAAGAACCTCCAGAAAACAAGGATTCAAAGAAGGTAGTCATTAATTGGGGAACCGCCCATCAAAGACTTTACGGGAGAAATGAGGCAAAACTGGAGCAGGAAATGGTAGATGTAATAAAAGAATTAGTGGCAAAAGGATATGATGTTTATATTTATCCCATCTGGGTCAGTGATCTTGCACCTTGCAAAAGTCTTTATAATAAAATAGAGGATAAACAGCATGTCCATTTGATTACTCACTTACTGGACCAGTACGGTATACTAAATTTGATTAAAGACGCTAAATTTACTATCAATTTCAAGTTACATGCAAATGTTCTTTCCGCTTCAGCCGGTATTCCATTTGTCGCTCTAGGGTACCGTTTTAAGACCTTTGATTTTGCCCATTCAATAGGATTGGACCACCTGGTTGTATCTACGGACGAAACTCATTTCAGCAAACAGATCCTCTCGAAGATCTCCGATATTGAAAACCATGGAAGCTTACTGCTACAAAATCTACCAGCATACCAATTACAGGTAGAAAAGGACTTAGAGAAGGTGTTCGATTTTTTTAAATAA
- a CDS encoding YheC/YheD family protein, giving the protein MKKYIGIMVGTVVFNGIKKGKTYYENLSFYEEAGEQYDLIPCYFRFKDIEPGVDTIMAYVLSEEGTYILTPIPKPPIIHNRTFTGKVSAKKKMRKLKEEGIVFFNEKNRYKKIRINNILRMNKKLVPHIPETVKASKENLQTMMDKYDELIIKPNSGSLGLGIAKLSKLADQEWEFSYRRQKEMVKERFSTTWPFSLLKLIANPRTIIQKRIPLAKSKGGVFDLRVSVQKNDLGEWQMTGVVGKVAKKDWYLTNVARGGSCYSLPELLQDLPHLNLDQVYEDIKRLSLNVAWQLEKELPRMADLGLDIGLTNEGVPMFIECNGRDLRVTFRNANMQEEWKQTHATPIGYAAFLYEKQHSS; this is encoded by the coding sequence TTGAAAAAATATATAGGTATTATGGTGGGAACAGTTGTATTCAACGGTATAAAAAAAGGAAAAACCTATTATGAGAACCTTTCCTTTTATGAGGAAGCAGGGGAACAATATGATCTGATTCCTTGTTATTTTCGATTCAAGGACATTGAGCCAGGTGTAGATACAATCATGGCATATGTGTTAAGTGAGGAAGGAACATATATTCTAACTCCAATTCCAAAACCCCCAATTATCCATAATCGCACATTTACAGGAAAAGTTTCAGCAAAAAAGAAAATGAGGAAATTAAAAGAAGAGGGAATTGTCTTCTTTAATGAGAAAAATCGTTATAAGAAAATAAGGATCAATAACATCCTCAGGATGAATAAGAAGTTGGTTCCCCATATACCTGAAACGGTTAAAGCCAGTAAGGAAAATCTACAGACCATGATGGATAAATACGATGAACTCATCATCAAACCGAACAGCGGCTCATTGGGACTCGGAATAGCGAAATTGTCGAAGCTCGCTGATCAAGAATGGGAATTCTCATATCGACGACAAAAAGAAATGGTGAAGGAGCGGTTCTCGACTACATGGCCTTTCTCTCTGTTAAAACTAATAGCAAATCCACGTACAATCATCCAAAAGCGAATTCCCCTGGCCAAAAGTAAAGGGGGAGTGTTCGACCTGAGGGTATCGGTGCAAAAAAATGACTTGGGTGAATGGCAGATGACAGGAGTGGTGGGAAAGGTAGCAAAAAAAGATTGGTACCTCACTAATGTAGCCCGTGGAGGATCGTGTTACTCCTTACCTGAATTACTCCAGGATCTGCCCCATCTCAATCTGGACCAAGTATATGAAGACATTAAACGATTATCCCTGAATGTCGCTTGGCAGCTGGAAAAAGAGCTTCCCAGGATGGCGGATTTGGGCCTGGATATCGGCTTGACGAATGAAGGGGTTCCCATGTTCATTGAATGCAACGGGAGAGATTTGAGAGTAACCTTCAGAAATGCCAACATGCAGGAAGAGTGGAAACAGACCCATGCCACACCGATAGGGTATGCTGCTTTTCTCTACGAAAAACAACATTCATCATGA
- a CDS encoding glycosyltransferase, translating into MNEEKEISISEGISIIAATNRDDCIENLFANYENQHWEKKELIILLNKDSMDLEYWLKKASEYHEVSVFQLPEEMTLGKCLNIGVTKAKYPYIAKMDDDDYYGPLYLSEAMATMKKLNAAVVGKRTCFMYMIYQKELRLRFPGREMQRVHLPQGATIFTTKRLLKLIPFGNKNVGECLHFLKRCKAAGFKICSSSRFHYAILRKETHSHTWRPSRRYLYRTSRKIAITHDFKKFVDKHK; encoded by the coding sequence GTGAATGAAGAGAAGGAAATATCGATTTCTGAAGGGATTTCTATCATTGCAGCGACTAATCGAGACGATTGTATAGAAAACCTATTTGCCAATTATGAGAATCAGCATTGGGAAAAAAAGGAGCTTATCATCCTATTAAACAAGGACTCTATGGATTTGGAGTATTGGTTGAAGAAAGCCTCAGAGTACCATGAGGTTTCCGTCTTTCAGCTTCCTGAAGAGATGACCTTGGGAAAATGCTTGAATATCGGTGTGACGAAAGCAAAATACCCATATATTGCGAAAATGGATGATGATGATTATTACGGTCCGCTTTATTTATCGGAAGCCATGGCTACTATGAAAAAGTTGAATGCTGCGGTCGTTGGAAAGAGAACATGTTTTATGTATATGATTTACCAAAAGGAATTAAGACTGCGTTTTCCAGGACGTGAAATGCAAAGGGTCCATCTTCCCCAGGGGGCTACTATCTTTACGACCAAAAGGCTTCTGAAACTCATTCCATTTGGAAATAAAAACGTAGGGGAATGCTTGCATTTTCTTAAAAGATGTAAAGCGGCAGGCTTCAAAATATGCTCCTCCAGCCGATTTCATTATGCCATTTTGAGGAAGGAAACCCATTCCCATACCTGGCGCCCATCAAGACGATATCTATATAGAACCTCCAGGAAAATTGCCATAACACATGATTTTAAGAAGTTTGTGGATAAACACAAGTAA
- a CDS encoding CotY/CotZ family spore coat protein, translating into MEQEMQGLNAKCICDALNELKKLQDYINHSETPYFGKLLLTLVGVDTIPFTLFRKDGPLFLTGCDYKEKGKPEYCFTTSYFRLEKLDVDTCCATVSLLRPLNIYGEDVESMCEVTKLIKTSTCVEVDLDCICAIQCVDVDLLKRIIIIEPKW; encoded by the coding sequence TTGGAACAAGAAATGCAGGGACTAAACGCTAAATGTATATGCGATGCCCTTAATGAATTGAAAAAGTTGCAGGATTATATAAACCATTCCGAGACTCCTTATTTCGGTAAATTACTTTTAACATTAGTTGGTGTTGACACGATTCCTTTTACACTATTCAGAAAAGATGGACCGCTGTTCTTAACCGGCTGTGATTATAAAGAAAAAGGAAAACCAGAGTACTGTTTTACAACGAGCTATTTCCGACTTGAAAAATTGGATGTGGATACATGCTGTGCCACGGTTTCTCTTCTACGACCATTGAATATCTACGGTGAGGATGTAGAATCCATGTGTGAGGTCACGAAGCTAATTAAAACATCGACGTGTGTTGAGGTTGACCTTGACTGTATTTGTGCCATTCAATGCGTTGACGTGGACTTATTAAAACGCATCATCATTATTGAGCCAAAATGGTAA
- a CDS encoding GNAT family N-acetyltransferase, with the protein MPILLNINSTKGTDDPMDIYFTKLIEPNTAIIESMNQWENNPDLIPLTRPNKNQEELDQRGNLTFLDLKQRLEHHHIYLIHLNNQLIGEMNYMVDPEHLYKKEKGTAWMGITIGESEGRGKGIGLEAINYLEHQVRKEGLKRIELGVFEFNTNARNLYQKLGYQEIGRIADFTYWNSRMWSDIRMEKYLKED; encoded by the coding sequence TTGCCGATATTACTGAACATAAACAGTACGAAAGGAACCGACGATCCAATGGATATTTATTTCACAAAACTAATCGAACCTAATACAGCAATAATCGAATCGATGAACCAATGGGAAAACAACCCCGATTTAATTCCATTAACCCGTCCAAATAAAAATCAGGAAGAATTGGACCAGCGTGGAAACTTGACATTTCTGGATTTAAAACAACGTTTAGAACATCATCATATATACCTGATTCACCTTAATAACCAGCTTATAGGGGAAATGAATTACATGGTCGACCCTGAGCATCTCTATAAAAAGGAAAAAGGAACTGCCTGGATGGGGATAACGATTGGTGAATCTGAAGGACGTGGAAAAGGAATTGGTTTAGAGGCAATAAACTATTTGGAACATCAGGTTAGGAAGGAAGGTCTTAAACGAATAGAATTGGGAGTGTTTGAGTTTAATACTAATGCTCGAAACCTTTATCAAAAACTCGGCTATCAGGAAATTGGCCGGATAGCAGACTTTACTTATTGGAACAGTCGAATGTGGTCTGATATTCGGATGGAAAAGTATTTAAAAGAAGATTAA